The genomic stretch CACCGGTCTTCGATTACTTCAACCGAAGGATGTCCATCGACCGTAGCCGGACGAATCGCCGCGGTCGGGCAGGAAGCGCTGACACTCGGGATTTCACACATCTTTTTCACTTTGGTATGATCAATTCTCGGCGGACGACGGTGAATTCCGAGAATCGCGATATCCGAACAGTGAACCGCGCCGCACATATTCAAACAACAAGCCAGAGCGATGCGCAATTTGCCCGGAAGTTTCATGGTTTCAAAGTATTCATGCAAATCATCCATCACGGCCTTGACAACACCCGAAGCATCGGTCGCAGCCGAATGACAGTGTATCCAGCCCTGAGTATGAACAATGCTGGAAATGGAATTGCCAATCCCGCCAACCATGTGACCCAGACCCTTTACGTCGGCAATCAACGGGTCAATGTTTTCTTCCCTGGTCAAAAGAAATTCAACATTATGACGACTGGTGAAACGAAGATATCCGTCGCAATACTTTTCCGCCAGATCGGCGTAATTGCGAATCTTTTCGGTGCTTACCAACCGTGGCGAGCCGACGCGTACTGTGAATAACTTGTCGCCAGTCTCAGAAACATGTACCATTACGCCCGGCTTCAAAACTTCATGATAAAGCCACTTACCGTAATTTTCCTTAATAATCGGCGGCAAAAACTTATCATATTTTGGCGGGCCAATATCTGTTAATCTTTCAGCCATTTTTCAAAACCTCTATATTCGAAAGGTTAAAGTCTTGTTTACGTGTGGTGTTGAGCAATTATTCCTCACCCTCGTCACCATCATCTTCTTCATAATATTCTTCATAAAAGACATATGGATTTTCGCGCGGATGAGCGACCATTTCCGGAAGTGGCTCAAGTCCGATCTCCTCAAGGAAATTGCCCATACCAACACGCTGGATGAATTCACCAATTCGCTCACGAGCCTTACCTTCTTCACACCATAGGTCGTGCATAGTTTCAACCAGGTCTTTCAAGTCTTCGTAGGGCGGTTCAGGTTTCCAGAATGGAATTAACACCGACGATAATAAAGCGCCTTCGACAATCGGTGCCTTGGAACCGAGAAGAACACAGGCGCCACGGTCTTTTCCGGGACGCAGGGCTTTGGGCATGACATTGATGCAGTGCATGCACCTGACGCAGTATTCGTTTTCAATCTTCAACTCGTTGCCATCCCAATCCATACATTTACCGGGGCAGTTGCCAGCGACATCGCGCTGAATATTCAACCCGTTATCGGCATACTTCTTGACTTCGTCCTGATTCATCTGGATGTCGTCGCGCCAGGTGCCGATGATGGACATATCGGCGCGGGCTATCGAGGCAACGCAGTCATTAGGACAACCGGACATTTTGAATTTGAACTTGTACGGAAACGCTGGTCGATGTAGTTCGTCCTGATAATGCATGGTCAAGTCATAAGTTAACGCCAGCGTGTCATAACAGGCCCACTCGCAGCGAGCCGGACCGCAACAACAACTCGGCGTACGGACGTCAGAACCGGAACCGCCAAGGTCAAACCCGGCTTTGGTCAAATCTTCAAAAACCGGTTCCAGCGCATCCGTGCGACAACCCAGAAAAACAATGTCACCGGTCGAACCGTGCATGTTGGTCAAACCGGAACCATGTTTGTCCCAAATATCGCATAGCGTGCGCAGAGCGTCAGCGGTGTAGAACCAGCCCGACGGCTGATTGATTCGAATTGTGTGGAAATGAGAAATGCCTGGAAATTCCTCCGGCATGTCGGAATAACGGCCGATGACGCCGCCGCCGTATCCCATAACGCCGACGATTCCGCCATGTTTCCAATGGCCGATTTTCTCATTGTAGGACAGTTCTAAAACTCCGAGCAGGTCGCGGGCCATAGGGCTGTTTTTGGCAGCCATCTTGATCTCTTTTACAAAACTAGGCCAGGGCCCCTTCTCGAGTTCGTCCAATTTTGGGGTGTTGGGGATTTGATCCGCCATTATGACTCCTTATCTACTTATGTTATTGGACAGTATAAAAAAGTTTCTATTTCCCACCCATAATTTCCTCAAATCCGAGATTGTGCTTTTTTTCACAATATCGGACATTTTTATCCAAAACAGGACAAAAAAACTAAAAATTAACTTTTCTTCATCAAACAATATAACCCAAATCCGGCCAGCAA from Candidatus Zixiibacteriota bacterium encodes the following:
- the dsrB gene encoding dissimilatory-type sulfite reductase subunit beta is translated as MAERLTDIGPPKYDKFLPPIIKENYGKWLYHEVLKPGVMVHVSETGDKLFTVRVGSPRLVSTEKIRNYADLAEKYCDGYLRFTSRHNVEFLLTREENIDPLIADVKGLGHMVGGIGNSISSIVHTQGWIHCHSAATDASGVVKAVMDDLHEYFETMKLPGKLRIALACCLNMCGAVHCSDIAILGIHRRPPRIDHTKVKKMCEIPSVSASCPTAAIRPATVDGHPSVEVIEDRCMFCANCYTVCPAMPMNDPLNDGISIWVGGKVSNARHEPMFSKLAIPFIPNNPPRWPETTDAIKKIVELWAANANKYERMGEWIERIGWPKFFRMTGIKFQKEHIDDFKYAGLTFKRSTHLTY
- the dsrA gene encoding dissimilatory-type sulfite reductase subunit alpha; this translates as MADQIPNTPKLDELEKGPWPSFVKEIKMAAKNSPMARDLLGVLELSYNEKIGHWKHGGIVGVMGYGGGVIGRYSDMPEEFPGISHFHTIRINQPSGWFYTADALRTLCDIWDKHGSGLTNMHGSTGDIVFLGCRTDALEPVFEDLTKAGFDLGGSGSDVRTPSCCCGPARCEWACYDTLALTYDLTMHYQDELHRPAFPYKFKFKMSGCPNDCVASIARADMSIIGTWRDDIQMNQDEVKKYADNGLNIQRDVAGNCPGKCMDWDGNELKIENEYCVRCMHCINVMPKALRPGKDRGACVLLGSKAPIVEGALLSSVLIPFWKPEPPYEDLKDLVETMHDLWCEEGKARERIGEFIQRVGMGNFLEEIGLEPLPEMVAHPRENPYVFYEEYYEEDDGDEGEE